CACCTCTGCCAGGACTCCAGGGTTGCACAACTTGCCCCGCaccaacttaaatatatatgaagCTAGCCCCAGCTCCCTTCTAACTTCTAGTTTATTGTATCCTACCATTCCTAACACGAACAACGTAGGATACTTTAACGGATAAAAAGGGTATACtccgtataattttaaatatataaatctaataaatttattttggatGCGTTCCAACATTAACCTATATTTTGACTCGTGTGGACTCCAGATTGCCGCATTACCCTCCAAGTGACTCCTGACTATTGCCTCGTACAAGACACGTATCgcgttaatattattaaaccCATGAGCCTGCCTCATTACAAACCCAAATGATCTTACAATTATTGATGGTACCATAAATGTTCAAACCAATCTACCTTCGACTATCCTATAGATGTTAACAGCCCAACAGTGATATTAAAAAAGCCATGAGAATGTGCGGGTACAACTATTCCGATACAATctcaaatggggcattttctatgaaaagggaccttattgtcgatggcgcttacgccgcacagcttcgcgcggcattgtatttatatcggagcatcgttaataatggcgtaagcgccatcaacaataacgtttttatggaaaataccaTAAATACCCACAATTTATCatactaagggtcggttgcaccaaactgtttgtcatcgttaaatagttcgcaaaattttattgtattgaaagtttcatagtaaatcgCCGCGGAACGCCGGgtaacgttgatcagtctgtcaagtgcggatagtgcaactggcacttaatttTACAAAAGTTAACAGTAGTAATCTGATGTAACCGGTAGTTCTTTTTTCTCGTACAATAGagaataaagtgtttacttacaATTTGTGTGGTAGTTTATAAGAAATTGTCTGGTAAATTTCATTTCAGGTTTTgcccctattcaccccagttgaCGGTACGTACGGCTACGCGCGATTGCATACTAAAAAAAAGTCGCAATTTGTTAAGCGGCGTGTCACTGTGGTGGCAACCGGAAGTGCATATATGCTCGTAGACCACCTGAGTGTAATGTAACTAAGAATAGCCTTCCCCTTGGACCCGGTACTCGATAGTGTTGTTCCAGATACGATACGTTGTTGGTCGCGAGCgactccatacttgaagtcgcgcgcGACAACCCAAGTCATGATAAGCGATGGgaatatatataaactaatttaaccaGCTGCTACAGGGTGGGCATATTTCTTAATACATCCTTACATTccttacacacacatacacgtaAAATCGAGTGTTCGTTTCGTCGTAAAATTAACGATGTTCTTTTTGAGTAATGTTCACCATATTTACACCATAATATAACGATtattccaaagtttttattatcTATTTAGTAATATGATTTTGCCGGAAAATATTCAGGAAACAGATAACAAATTACTTGGGCTAGGGTAAAGTTTATTatgcaatataatataagtacattAACAATACCTATTAACCCACGCCAATAAATAacctaatttatatatgtatattagatCTAGAGaacaaacaagtcttgtctgagcaaccacaatgatttaatttcagtagtggaaactgttttggcttatgtatgtatataagtgtaattatctatatgtgttgttcgctgtttgtttcctattatcaataaataaatgttaacatGTAAATTCAATTTCTTCAAGATTTAAAATCAAATGCTAATGTTAAGATTTGATTAGATAATGTATATgctttaaaactatatttctctctttttataattaaaataaaagaaatttttGGGCATATGTTAAGTAGATACTTAAGAAAACTAATATTATGCGTAGTAGGTACATGTCTTTTTCTGTCCGACAGGTACGTCAAAAGTAAAAAGGATGAAGTTGTCGCTGGACGCGGGCCTGTTCAACGTGCCGCTCCCGCCCGACTACCGCGACATGCACGTGGTCGCCTCCGTGCTCAAGTCGTACCTGCGCGAGCTGCCCGAGCCGCTGCTCACCTACCGCCTCTACGAGCACTTCCTCGCCGCCTCGCGCCAGCCCGCGGAGACCGCAAGACTCAACACGCTGTGGGAGGCCATCCATCTCCTCCCCGAAGCCAACTTCCACAACCTCAGGTACCTCATCAAGTTCCTGTCCGCTCTCACGCAGAATCAGGCCACCAACAAAATGACACCCTCCAACTTAGCTATCGTTATCGCGCCGAATCTTCTCTGGGGGCCGCACGAGAGCAGCGCCTTCGACATGAACGTCACAACCGCCGTCAACTGCGTCGTGGAACTCCTCATTAAACACGCCGACTGGTTCTTTAATGAGGAGGTAAATTTCTTCATTTCCTTCACTAAGGAGGATCTTCTTCCCGATCAGTGCGAGTATGGGTTCACACCGGGTTTCGGGCCCGGTTTCCCGCAGACCGCGGCGCTGCAGGAGCACTCCAACGGAGATTACAGTAACATGAGCCGCTCCATGCTCGAGTAcgagcggcgcggcgagccCGGCCGCCACTCGCGCAGCAACAGTCACGATACTAGCCTCATTTTACTCGAGAACGATATCAAGAAGGCACAATCGAACAGCTCCCTCTCCGATCAGTCTAGTCCCCCGCTCGGCAGCCCGAAGCCCATCATGAGGAGAAAAAACAAACCACTAGCTCCCGTCCCGCCTAACTTCACTCCggacaaaaataaaaagcccGAAGCGCAGCCGGAGCCCTCGAAAGAGGCGGACAAGCCGGCGAAACCGCCCCGGCCCGTCATATCCGACAGCGGAAAAGTCATCTCGGGCGTGCAGACCATCAACCGGTCCACTTACAGGCAGAGCAAGGCGCTGAAAGACGAGGCCCGGGGCAGCAGGGAGAACCTCTTCGAGGCGAGGCGGCAAAGCTTAGAAGTGGAGAAGGATAAATTCGAAAGCATAAAAGCTCTGGAGGATAGGAGCGATTCAACTCTAGTCGTTAAAAACGTGACCGCACAGACGGGAGTCGTCGGCAGGATGAAGGTGACGGAAGGCATCAGCGGGCCCTTGTCCCTCGGCGGGCAGCCCGCGCGGCCCGCCGCCAAGCCGGCCGGCCAGCCGCCGCCCCGGCCCGTCGCCGCGCCGCGCACCATCATACCCAACATCGACGCCGACGCGGGGGAGGTCCAGCTGAGGAACAAACCCGCCATCCCCGAGCGGCCCGCGACGCTCCGCCCGCAGAGCTTCCGAGGTGCGCGCGGCTCCAGCGACTCGGATGTGACGCCGACCGTTCTCGAGCGCACGCACATATACAGCGTCGACAAGCAGCAGCCGACGATGATCCAGGTCGGGCCGGCGGACGAGGAGGGCGGCTCGCGCGTCACCGTGCAGCGCACGCACAGCTCGGGCGGCAAGGACGCTGAGCTTGACGAGCACAAGGCGCTGACGAGCGCCACGCGGCAGCTGTCGCAGTCGGAGGGCAGCATAACGGAAGTGCCGCTGTCGCCGCGCGCGCCCAcggcgcggccgccgcggccgcaGGTGCCGGCTCCGCCGCCGCCCGTGGCCGCGCCGGCCATGGCCACGTCAGCCGTGGCCGTGCCAGCCGTGGCCGTGCCAGCCGTGGCCATGCCGGCCGCGCCGCTCGCCACGCACGAGAGCACGGACCTGTAGCCACCGCGCCGGCCCCGAGATCATCAGTATTACGCGGCACCGACTCGGTCTCGACGCGTGTCGGCGTCGAGATCGACTCGCGCGCCTTTTCTAATTGATTACATCTCATGACAGATTAGCATTAGTAGCCGGTGCTTCCGGTTTGAGGAACTTCTCTCGATTCGAGCGCGTTGATCCGTAGCTTTAAAATGCCGCGCCCCGTCGCATCGGCGTGCCCGATTATAATTACTCTCTTGCGAAGTCTTCATATCTTAAATAAGGCTTTAGAAAATCGAACGAGACTGAAgagttttatactttttattatgCAATCTACGTCCTATTAATAATGAATAGCACATCGGAGTGCAAGTAAATTGCCTGATTTCCACAATCttgtgtcacatatttttataccgATTTGATAAAAGACGCACTCAAAATTCGACTTAGTGTTGCTTGCCCTAGAATTGTACTTTAATCCTAATGGAATTATAAGTCATACTGGCAAAGTCAACGCGTTAAACGAACTGCCAGGATGGATAGGTAAACATTTATCACATTTGTTAACATTATGGTGTATAAAGCTGGTCGCTAACTAGATGCGACGTAGATAAATGATTATTGAGAGCTAGAAAACAAAACATTATCATGGATTTCTAAATCTGTTGTATCAGTTTTCTTTGCTAACCGTCTGTGAATTTCTTCCAAGTCTGTGGATAGCCAGCTTATGAACTTGTTTAATATCACATCACAAGACGATGTTTCCGAAAGGGACATCAAAATTTGccgtcatatttatatgatagtTAAAATAACTGTACAAGTTATGTTCAAACCCATTTCTGCATTTTGCATATCTTAATCTGCCTTTTATCTATagacttatttatttttgtactgtATTATAAGGCATTTGTGATTTACATACAAGACATATATTGGAACGTAAATATAGCTTGCACGCATAATTTAAGTACATACTGAAGTTATCGTAgcgttatatttaaattaattcgaTTCGAGCAATATCCAAAAAGACATATTTGACATTGTCTATTGAGCTTTGTATGCTTTTAATGACATTAAGAAGTAGTGTTACGAAGCTGTTTGCAGTTTCCGAGTCTATGCAATTTAACTAGTTTGAGTTCAATATtgactatttaaatatttctccCTCACTTAAATTATCTTGCATATTATCAAGGCTGCTTTagcaataatttattaaattaaatttactcgAAAATAATTAGTGAAATTGCTATACTAGCTGTATACCACACTTGCATATTTTGCATAGACTTGGCAACACTGTAATTAgcattttttgtacaatactGAATGTTGCAATTGTTCGTTGTGATACTAGGAAGATTATCCACCCAAGCGGGTGCACAAACGTACACATTTTGACGATTAGCcatattttatgatatttatcTTTTCAGTATGACTGCAGTGCACGAGTTCTGTCCCGAACTAAAAGAACGTAACTGCATTAGTTAGCCCATTTCAGTTGCGTTTTTTTAAGGCATCCATAGTCTCATTAGTTTATTGGCCAATATCGCCTACCCACTTACAATTTTCATTGTAGCCCTTCCTGCGTCTCAATAAAATTGTACTAAAATCAATATTCTGACTAGTACTCACGATCCTGCAACATGCTGCTAGCGCGGGAAGCAGCTATCAGCTAAAGTGAGATGGTAAcgcttacttatattatattactttctCACTCTATCATTTACTTGCGCGCTGCTCTTGCAGTATTCCAAGCAGGATCGTGAGAACTAAGTTTAAGCAATAATGAAAACAGGTAGGTGCTGATATTGGTTGAACATTAATCGTCCATGGAGGCCTAACACGGCTTTGTTCATACACTGTGTCAGTaagttttacattattttttagacTTAAGTATGTTATGTAGTATTTACGACGTTTTATGTGatatgcattttattattatactgtaAGTATACAAGCTTCTGTTGTAAGTAATACTAATAAGGATATGctgaaagaaaatttaaaatagatttgttgttttattttatacatattatgtttgcCATTTTACAATGTAGTGGTTCCTTTTGCCGACTCTGAGGAGAGATATGAGATTGGGCAGTATATGTGCAGATTGCGTGATGACTTCGTCTATTTTCTTGATTCTAGTGTGGTTTATGTAGAAGCCGCCGGCTTGGATTATTCGTATCGCGTCATCTGGAATTACAAACATATTTAGCATACTAATCTATCTATAGTCTGTTAAGGTATTTATGAAAGTGTTAACAAACCACATGACTGTCATTCAGCAATGATTTCTAAACgtcttgtttctttttttttttaattgcagaACATGTTGCCAACTTGCCATAGAGGCGCGTTGGAATGTCTTCCGCCTTGTGGCATCGGAAACTTGGTGATACTTTACGACAATAAACAGAATTAAGGCTCCTGTTCTGCCCCGTATAGTTCACGCACGCTCCCTATAGACTAGAACTGTGGCGACTACCATTCAGTTATGTCTCTCGAGTTGGCGCCTTCTTTCTCTTTTACACAGTAATAATTAGATGAGATTTACAAGAGGGACTGTACAACAGTTGCTAGCAACTCACTCTCTGTAGGGAAGCAGCCAGCCTTCATCCCTAGCTCGAGGACCGTGACGCCAGGAGACAGCAGCAGGTGCACCACCGGCGCCGCCTGAAACACCTGCTCCAGCTCCGTAGAACTGAGCGTGACCAACGACTTCACGTCCTTGCTGTAGATCGCTTCAGTCGCTCGCTGCGCACGCTCTAATCCTTCCTCTGAAAATATAAAGATAGTTCATAGATGTAActtttatatacaatattttcaaCCTTATGTAGATGAATGTAAGGTTcattttgattttttaataAGGCACTTTCTTGTACTGTGCACTTACTGCCATGGACTAGAGTAACCAACTGTTCTGCTAAACATGTTTGTGGGTATCTCTGTTCAGGATGCTCTTTGTGTTTGTGCAGTATATCCTTTATTTCTCCGAGTTTGTAGAAACTGAACAGTTTCAGCAATTTCTCCACTTCAGAATCTTTGGTCCTCacaaaatattggtacaagctGTAGGAACTGGTTTTCTCTGGATCTAACCATAGGGCGTTTCCAGCTGACTTGCCGAATTTGTCACCCTCTTCTGTTGTGACTAGAGGTAATGTAAGTCCTAAAAAAGTAATAGTAAAATCAGTAAAAACATTGGTGGGAAAAAGACCAAGTGTATATTAAACTAAGGATAATGCCTACTCACCATACACATCTTTCTTAGCTGTCCTACTTATGAGCTCATGACCTGCAGTTATGTTACCCATCTGGTCACTCCCACCGACCTATAagcatatacatatttatgaacaaaCAACATGGCAATaatcaaaatttaacaaaaattgtCATAACATGAAATAGCTGCACTTTCTGCAGTACATTTTTTACCTGAAATCTACAATCATATTTGTTCAACAAATGCAACCAATCATAAGACTGGAATATCTGGTAAGCAAACTCTGTGAAGCTCATCCCAACATCTGAATTGATCCTAGTCTGCACACTCTGTTTCAGCAGCATTGTTCCCATTCGGAAGTTTCTCCCAATTTCACTGACAAACTTGATGGCATCTATATCCCTATACCAAGCCTCATTGTTTACTATTCTGGAAAGAATGTataaacattacattattataagTGGATTTTTTAGAGATGGAGGGGTGGGAGTTGTAGGACAAGTGTCACATACCCAAGGAAAAGCATGTTTAACTTTTCGAACGCCAAGAACACCTAAAGTCTtcgttactagtcgtgcccaccGCGCCATGGTGTCAAActaaccttcacactttcaagtaaggtttacattagctcGCTTGCGCCCAGGACCTTCGGTGTCAGtgacatttttgtttataacaTAAAGGgttaaatgtttttcttttctaTACTTTTACTAAAACAGGTTAAACAGTATACAATACACATTaactaaactaatattaactaatataatataaaagacAGAACCATTATTGTCATGCAGTAAAATTAGTAACTGCAGTGCAAAAACTGGCAGCATGCCTACAATCATACCTTATTGGGT
This genomic interval from Cydia strobilella chromosome 9, ilCydStro3.1, whole genome shotgun sequence contains the following:
- the LOC134744270 gene encoding rho GTPase-activating protein 44-like — encoded protein: MKKQFFRVKQLADQTFSRGGKGEALTDELQTADRKVEQLRNALQLVSKRLATGAGGTQGQDPAAREKRLKKLPEYMLGLSMVEASNYDDDESVLKHILSECGKTEKYLANEIAEHEVKVEQLVIAPLSTISDHDLPAILKTKKHLSKLISEKESAAHKYHRAREENPAKLSAAREELEEIGIKVESARDSLAAEMFSLVAKEAEMAHILLQYVKLQRAYHESALHSLQDTVPELERFINDSAVKRVFGYPLEDHLRVTGRTIAFPIELCVCTLHELALNEEGLFRIAGGTSKVKRMKLSLDAGLFNVPLPPDYRDMHVVASVLKSYLRELPEPLLTYRLYEHFLAASRQPAETARLNTLWEAIHLLPEANFHNLRYLIKFLSALTQNQATNKMTPSNLAIVIAPNLLWGPHESSAFDMNVTTAVNCVVELLIKHADWFFNEEVNFFISFTKEDLLPDQCEYGFTPGFGPGFPQTAALQEHSNGDYSNMSRSMLEYERRGEPGRHSRSNSHDTSLILLENDIKKAQSNSSLSDQSSPPLGSPKPIMRRKNKPLAPVPPNFTPDKNKKPEAQPEPSKEADKPAKPPRPVISDSGKVISGVQTINRSTYRQSKALKDEARGSRENLFEARRQSLEVEKDKFESIKALEDRSDSTLVVKNVTAQTGVVGRMKVTEGISGPLSLGGQPARPAAKPAGQPPPRPVAAPRTIIPNIDADAGEVQLRNKPAIPERPATLRPQSFRGARGSSDSDVTPTVLERTHIYSVDKQQPTMIQVGPADEEGGSRVTVQRTHSSGGKDAELDEHKALTSATRQLSQSEGSITEVPLSPRAPTARPPRPQVPAPPPPVAAPAMATSAVAVPAVAVPAVAMPAAPLATHESTDL
- the LOC134744278 gene encoding tyrosine--tRNA ligase, mitochondrial, which produces MKFLRHLRILKTYEQHKRLYSSSRNILKLNERGMFNDLFPNTAANEIINLLNKAPQCVYAGFDPTANSLHVGNLLVIINLLHWQRGGHNAIALLGGATGHIGDPSGRSTDRTALQSDVISQNISCIKKNLETVFENHQKYIWQDEGKLNPIRIVNNEAWYRDIDAIKFVSEIGRNFRMGTMLLKQSVQTRINSDVGMSFTEFAYQIFQSYDWLHLLNKYDCRFQVGGSDQMGNITAGHELISRTAKKDVYGLTLPLVTTEEGDKFGKSAGNALWLDPEKTSSYSLYQYFVRTKDSEVEKLLKLFSFYKLGEIKDILHKHKEHPEQRYPQTCLAEQLVTLVHGKEGLERAQRATEAIYSKDVKSLVTLSSTELEQVFQAAPVVHLLLSPGVTVLELGMKAGCFPTENDAIRIIQAGGFYINHTRIKKIDEVITQSAHILPNLISLLRVGKRNHYIVKWQT